The window AACATATTAAAAAACGCCTATCAAGAAGGCAGTTTCGAAAGAAAAATCAAACACTTTTTCAAATATAAATTACTGATTATTGATGAAGTAGGATTTAATGAGATATCACCACTAGAATCTAAACTTTTCTTTCAATTAATCGATTTAAGATATTCTAAGCGCTCAACTGTGTTTACTAGTAATATGACATTTGAAAAATGGCCCAATATATTAGGTAATGATGAAATGATTACTAAAGCAATTTTAGATAGAATTCTTCATCACTCTTATCTGTTTAATATCACTGGTAACTCTTATCGTATTAAAGATAAACTTAAATACAATAAAACTGAGGAATCTTAACTGCACACAATTGTACATTCTTAACTTGACATTTATAGAATAGGGTGGACTTATTAGTCCTATTATAAAAGGCTGAAATTTTTGGCGGCTGCAATATCTATAAGCCCTTTCCACCAGTTTTAGAAAAAAGCAAAATTAAGCCCTATTATAATGGAAAAGCGGTAGCATTTATGGCCACCGCAATGTTTCTATTATAGTAGTAAAAATAAACTTAATATTAATCAACTTGATAATAACCAAATATGTAAAAACCAAGTTCACAATACCTAAAATTTTTCCACTACAATGATTTATATTAGATTTGCTGTTAAATAGACTCTTTTTCTAGTCCTTGTAATTGCAGTGTACATATTCTTAGAATTTAAGGTTTTCCCTAAAATAACAACATCCTCATCAATTGTCATGCCTTTGGATTTTTTTATAGTATACTTTGGTCCCTTCCAATTATTAATTATTTCTGAAATATTTGCAGTGGCTGATTGATATAATAAGGTTCTTCTAGAGTCATCAAAATTGATCACTTGATTAATGTTAATAGTACATACACCACCATCACTTTTTGCTCCATATATATCTATTCTCATATTATCTCTAATCCATTTGCAATTATCATCGGGACATCTGTAACTTTGATTTTTATAATAATGAGGTTCTAAGTTTTCAAACCATTCTCCTCCACCATTAATGTTTTGATAGTCATCGCCAAGCAAATATAGATTAACATTTGATTCTGCCAATAGTTTTGCAAACCTCTCATGATAACCTTTTAAGTCTTGGGATTCATCTATAATTAAAACATTAAATCTATCTTCAATAATATCTTTGATTTTGTCTGCATAATTGTCTAATAAATAATTACATAGGTCACTTCTTAGTTGATCTGTCAAAACTATTTTATCTTTCCCAAATATATACTTTATAAAATTCAAATTAGGCAATCCATTCATTTGATGTAATTCAATATTCTCTAATCCTAATTCAAAAGAAGTCTTATGAGTTTTATTATACAAAAATCCATCACTTTTTATTTTGATATTAGAGACACCTTTCAAGTAAGTAGGAATATTTTCACTTGAAACATATTCAATTTTACCTCCATGAGAGATTAATGGAATCAAATCAATTAATTTTGGAATAATATACGATACAAACAGCGAATCAATTGTTTTACTCAAAAAACCTTCATTAGATACTTCATCAACAACTTTATTATTAAATGCAAGATATATGCAGTTTTTATTAGAAGTTATTAGCCTTTTAGATTCAGTTGTTTTTCCGCCACCCGCAACAAATTTAATTACTGTTAAACTCATTTTCTATCTCCTGAATTATATGCCAGTTAGATAAATCAACGTCGGAATCAATTAGTTTTTCAGCAATAACTGTTTTTTTACCATTTTTTGCAACAAATATCTCATTATGCGATGATTCTTCTAGTAAACAACAAACTTCATTTGGAATTAATCCTTCTCTATATAAGTCAGATTCCAATGTGTTGTATGTAGAAATCAATTTTATATTACGATCGTTACAATATTTTTCTAAATTTTTATATCTCTCTGTTGGAGTTAATTGTCCTGATAATAATATATCTGTATCACTGATTACTATTACCTTTTTATTCAATAATACAGCTAATTCTATATATGGTTCGAACATAATCCCCGCAACATTAACGATAGTCCAATTTTTTTGCCGTTGCATTATATAATTTTTTAGCAATAACTCTTCAGTTATTCCTTCAACTAGGACAATATTATC of the Acholeplasma hippikon genome contains:
- a CDS encoding C-terminal helicase domain-containing protein; translated protein: MSLTVIKFVAGGGKTTESKRLITSNKNCIYLAFNNKVVDEVSNEGFLSKTIDSLFVSYIIPKLIDLIPLISHGGKIEYVSSENIPTYLKGVSNIKIKSDGFLYNKTHKTSFELGLENIELHQMNGLPNLNFIKYIFGKDKIVLTDQLRSDLCNYLLDNYADKIKDIIEDRFNVLIIDESQDLKGYHERFAKLLAESNVNLYLLGDDYQNINGGGEWFENLEPHYYKNQSYRCPDDNCKWIRDNMRIDIYGAKSDGGVCTININQVINFDDSRRTLLYQSATANISEIINNWKGPKYTIKKSKGMTIDEDVVILGKTLNSKNMYTAITRTRKRVYLTANLI